The following are encoded in a window of bacterium genomic DNA:
- a CDS encoding cation-translocating P-type ATPase codes for MSVGPVQDAHASAYRRSVDEVLTELDADGRRGLGGGEARARLARYGPNELTAEKPTPAWRKFLEQFQDVLVILLLVATAISAVLWMVERDSALPYEALAILAVVLLNAVMGYVQASRAESAVSALRRMAAAQATVLRNGERQSVPVVEIVPGDILLIEEGSTVPADARLIHSTALQTAEAALTGESLPVSKDTVPIPEDTGLGDRHNMIFSGTVATYGRGKAVVTATGMRTEMGRIAGMLSATPDETTPLQKELARVGRLLGLIVVAIAVVMITTILLVEEVHGFPALFDVLILGVALAVAAVPEGLPAIVTAVLAIGVQRMAKRNAIVRHLVAVETLGSATVIASDKTGTLTRNEMTVRSVVTASGRVSLSGTGYAPEGEARREGGEGINDALRFELERALAVADRANNAVLLERDGRWTVQGDPTEGALIVAARKVGLDAKRLEARFERIGEVPFSSERKLMSTIHVDADTQERLLVFTKGAPDVLLARCTRELVGEEPRSLSEARRAEILRASEDLAGEALRTLGVAFRHLPRGAIEAIDMDESLERDLVFAGVMGMMDPPRQEAKEAVRRAQAAGIRPMMITGDHPKTAAVIAVELGIATDGRAVTGAELEKMPEEALAQTVRDVGVYARVNPEHKLRIVKALQGAGAVVAMTGDGVNDAPALKAADIGVAMGITGTDVSREAADMVLADDNFASIVAAVEEGRAIFSNIRKFLRYLLSSNIGEVMTMFFGVLLADVIGLPAGENTVVLPLLATQILWINLLTDGAPALALGIDPAGVDVMARPPRPLAEGAITGRMWLSIVSVGVVMAAGTLLVLDSGVSGGLIEGSGTLRYAQTMAFTTLTLFQLFNVFNARSDERSAFSGLFQNRWLWGAIGLSLALQIAVVHVPFLQQAFSTVSLSAGDWLRCAAVASSVLWLREVGKIAARATSTPGRGRGKRGEAVQ; via the coding sequence ATGAGCGTCGGTCCAGTGCAGGACGCGCACGCGTCGGCGTATCGCCGTAGCGTCGACGAAGTGTTGACCGAGCTCGACGCCGATGGGCGGCGCGGCCTCGGCGGCGGCGAGGCACGGGCCCGTCTCGCGCGCTACGGCCCGAACGAGTTGACCGCGGAAAAGCCGACACCGGCGTGGAGGAAGTTCCTCGAGCAGTTCCAGGATGTGCTCGTCATCCTGCTGCTCGTCGCCACGGCGATCTCGGCGGTACTGTGGATGGTCGAGCGCGACTCGGCGCTGCCCTACGAGGCCCTGGCGATCCTCGCCGTCGTGCTGCTCAATGCCGTCATGGGGTACGTCCAGGCGTCGCGCGCCGAATCGGCGGTGTCGGCGTTGCGCCGGATGGCGGCGGCGCAGGCGACGGTGCTGCGAAACGGCGAACGGCAGAGCGTTCCGGTGGTGGAGATCGTCCCCGGCGACATCCTCCTCATCGAGGAAGGCTCCACCGTGCCCGCCGACGCGCGGCTGATACACTCCACCGCGCTGCAAACGGCCGAGGCGGCACTTACGGGGGAGAGCCTGCCGGTATCGAAAGACACGGTTCCCATCCCGGAAGACACCGGACTCGGCGACCGCCACAACATGATCTTCAGCGGCACGGTGGCGACGTACGGGCGCGGCAAAGCCGTGGTCACGGCGACGGGGATGCGGACCGAAATGGGACGCATCGCCGGGATGCTGTCGGCAACCCCGGACGAAACCACGCCGCTGCAAAAGGAACTGGCCCGCGTCGGGCGGCTCCTCGGCCTCATCGTCGTCGCCATTGCCGTGGTGATGATTACGACGATTCTCCTTGTCGAAGAGGTGCACGGCTTCCCTGCCCTCTTCGACGTGCTGATCCTGGGCGTGGCGCTGGCCGTGGCGGCGGTGCCGGAGGGCCTGCCGGCGATCGTGACGGCCGTACTTGCGATCGGCGTGCAGCGCATGGCCAAGAGAAACGCCATCGTGCGCCACCTCGTGGCGGTCGAAACGCTCGGCTCGGCCACTGTCATCGCTTCCGACAAAACCGGCACGCTGACGAGGAACGAGATGACGGTTCGCTCGGTCGTCACCGCGAGCGGGCGCGTCAGCTTGAGCGGCACCGGCTATGCGCCGGAAGGCGAGGCGCGCCGGGAGGGAGGGGAAGGAATCAACGACGCCCTGCGGTTCGAACTGGAGCGTGCGCTTGCCGTCGCCGACCGCGCCAACAACGCCGTGCTGCTGGAGCGCGACGGACGCTGGACGGTGCAGGGCGATCCGACCGAAGGCGCGTTGATCGTCGCGGCGCGCAAAGTCGGACTGGATGCCAAGCGGCTCGAAGCGCGCTTCGAGCGCATCGGGGAAGTGCCGTTTTCCTCCGAGCGCAAGCTGATGAGCACGATCCACGTCGACGCCGATACGCAGGAGCGCCTGCTCGTCTTCACCAAGGGCGCCCCCGACGTGCTCCTCGCGCGCTGCACCCGGGAACTCGTCGGGGAGGAACCCCGGTCCTTGAGCGAGGCGCGACGCGCGGAGATCCTGCGGGCGAGCGAAGATCTCGCCGGCGAAGCGTTACGGACGCTGGGTGTCGCCTTCCGGCATCTGCCCAGGGGCGCGATCGAAGCGATCGACATGGACGAGAGCCTCGAACGGGACCTCGTGTTCGCGGGAGTCATGGGCATGATGGACCCGCCGCGCCAGGAGGCGAAGGAGGCCGTGAGGCGCGCTCAGGCGGCGGGGATCCGTCCGATGATGATCACCGGCGATCACCCGAAAACCGCCGCGGTCATCGCCGTTGAGCTGGGCATCGCCACGGATGGGCGTGCCGTCACGGGGGCCGAGCTCGAGAAGATGCCGGAAGAGGCGCTCGCGCAAACCGTTCGGGACGTCGGCGTGTATGCGCGCGTGAACCCGGAGCACAAGCTGCGCATCGTGAAGGCGCTGCAAGGCGCGGGCGCCGTGGTGGCGATGACCGGCGACGGCGTGAACGACGCGCCGGCGCTGAAAGCCGCGGACATCGGCGTGGCGATGGGCATCACGGGAACGGACGTTTCCAGGGAAGCCGCCGACATGGTGCTGGCCGACGACAACTTCGCTTCCATCGTCGCGGCGGTCGAGGAAGGACGCGCGATCTTCTCCAATATCCGCAAATTTCTGCGGTACCTGCTCTCTTCGAACATCGGTGAAGTGATGACGATGTTCTTCGGAGTCCTCCTCGCCGATGTGATCGGCTTGCCGGCGGGAGAAAACACCGTCGTGCTGCCGCTCCTGGCGACGCAAATCCTGTGGATCAACCTGTTGACGGACGGCGCGCCGGCGCTCGCGCTCGGCATCGATCCGGCCGGCGTGGACGTGATGGCGCGCCCGCCGCGCCCGCTGGCCGAAGGCGCGATCACGGGCCGCATGTGGCTCAGCATCGTCTCCGTCGGCGTCGTGATGGCGGCGGGGACGCTGCTGGTGCTCGATTCCGGCGTCTCCGGGGGCCTGATCGAAGGATCCGGCACCTTGCGATACGCGCAGACGATGGCGTTCACGACGCTGACGTTGTTTCAACTCTTCAACGTCTTCAACGCGCGCTCCGATGAACGCAGCGCGTTCAGCGGGCTCTTCCAAAATCGCTGGCTGTGGGGGGCCATCGGATTGTCGCTCGCGCTCCAGATCGCGGTGGTTCACGTCCCGTTCCTGCAACAGGCATTCTCGACCGTGAGTCTGAGCGCGGGCGACTGGCTGCGATGCGCCGCGGTCGCCAGCTCGGTCCTGTGGCTGCGCGAAGTGGGCAAGATCGCCGCGCGAGCGACGAGCACCCCGGGCCGGGGACGCGGGAAGCGGGGGGAGGCGGTCCAGTGA
- a CDS encoding BON domain-containing protein — MKTHRYTAVAVVVLLLAAFAAYAEGPAKRSAGEYVDDKAVSAKVKAALLKDPDVKGLQVKVETYNGVVQLSGFVDKPEQASRAVEVAKGIEGVKSVKNDMKVKGK, encoded by the coding sequence ATGAAGACACATCGCTACACAGCGGTCGCCGTCGTCGTCCTGCTACTCGCCGCTTTTGCCGCCTATGCGGAGGGTCCCGCCAAGCGGAGCGCGGGAGAGTATGTCGACGACAAGGCGGTTTCCGCCAAGGTCAAAGCGGCCCTTCTGAAGGACCCTGATGTCAAGGGCCTCCAGGTCAAAGTAGAGACGTACAACGGCGTCGTCCAGTTGAGCGGATTCGTCGACAAGCCTGAGCAGGCTTCCCGGGCGGTCGAGGTTGCCAAAGGTATTGAAGGGGTCAAATCCGTCAAGAATGACATGAAAGTCAAAGGCAAGTAG